Proteins from one Brevibacillus humidisoli genomic window:
- the istA gene encoding IS21 family transposase, which translates to MLRSGIVISLHTMRAEGKSIREIARLTGHSRNTVRRYLRGEFTPEKGTRKPRGSKLDPFKPFLQQRLQEGIYNCEVLFELLQEKGYTGGRTILKDYVKDFRPPKQVPAVLRYETKPGEYAQVDWGLCDYVDQDGNVRKVPVFVMVLGYSRATYIEFTKRCDIYSFLRCLIHAFEYFGGIPKVMLTDQMKTVVLGMGDDRKPRWHPLFADFAAAIGLVPKVCKVRRPETKGKVERGVQYVKNNFLPGKRFVDLQDLNQQALHWCERINRRIHGTTGERPIDRLREENLPPIPSTERWEKYLHEPRQVSRDGFVSYDGVRYGVPWRYSGREITVREVNGWVEIWADGTCIARHQKVYRSRATVFCEKQYAGLTTAQGYAYPRPQARQISSQQVEVRSLDVYEQLTGVGA; encoded by the coding sequence ATGCTAAGGAGTGGGATAGTGATATCGTTACATACCATGAGAGCAGAAGGCAAGAGTATTCGTGAAATTGCCCGTCTGACGGGGCATTCTCGAAATACCGTTCGCCGATATCTCCGGGGTGAATTCACCCCCGAAAAAGGAACCCGTAAACCTCGTGGTTCCAAGCTTGATCCTTTTAAACCGTTCCTGCAGCAACGGCTTCAAGAAGGTATCTATAACTGTGAGGTTTTATTCGAGCTTCTACAAGAAAAGGGATACACCGGAGGGCGCACCATCCTGAAAGACTATGTGAAGGACTTCCGTCCTCCCAAACAAGTTCCCGCTGTTCTTCGTTATGAGACGAAACCAGGTGAATACGCCCAGGTTGACTGGGGACTGTGTGATTATGTAGATCAGGACGGTAACGTCCGGAAAGTTCCGGTATTTGTCATGGTATTGGGGTACTCTCGTGCCACCTATATCGAGTTTACCAAGCGTTGTGACATTTACAGCTTTCTGCGTTGCCTGATCCACGCATTCGAATATTTTGGGGGTATCCCCAAAGTGATGCTGACCGATCAGATGAAAACAGTCGTACTGGGCATGGGAGATGATCGAAAACCCCGCTGGCATCCACTTTTTGCCGACTTTGCTGCGGCGATTGGGCTTGTTCCAAAAGTATGCAAAGTTCGACGCCCCGAAACAAAGGGCAAAGTGGAACGAGGCGTTCAATACGTAAAAAACAACTTCCTTCCTGGCAAACGCTTCGTTGATTTACAGGATCTCAATCAACAAGCCCTTCACTGGTGCGAGCGAATTAACCGCCGTATTCATGGAACAACTGGCGAACGTCCCATTGATCGACTCCGTGAGGAAAATCTGCCGCCCATCCCTTCAACTGAACGGTGGGAAAAATACTTGCATGAACCGAGACAGGTCAGCCGAGACGGATTTGTTAGCTACGATGGTGTACGATATGGGGTTCCATGGAGGTACAGCGGACGTGAGATAACCGTGCGAGAAGTGAATGGGTGGGTGGAAATCTGGGCCGACGGAACATGTATTGCTCGACACCAAAAGGTGTATCGATCCCGCGCAACTGTTTTTTGCGAAAAACAGTATGCAGGTCTTACGACCGCTCAAGGATATGCCTATCCACGTCCGCAAGCCCGACAGATTTCATCGCAGCAAGTGGAAGTGCGCTCGCTGGATGTCTATGAGCAACTGACAGGGGTGGGAGCATGA
- a CDS encoding IS256 family transposase, translated as MAQYQINVDSQLLHQLFLGNSQDAGVAKLLESVLNQVLQAQVTEQVEADRYERTEDRQGYRNGSYPHPLHTRVGTIVLSVPRIRGAKFSTELFMRYQRSEQALILAMMEMVINGVSTRKVSQVTEELCGTEFSKSTVSDLCKRLDPIVTAWNNRPLSDSRFPFVLVDALYLKVREDGRVRSRGVMLGIGVNTDGHREVLGLMLGDTESEESWSEFFSWLKSRGLRGVDLVVSDDHGGLVRSIRQQLQGVAWQRCQTHFMRNVLDATPKGLKDEIYPRVRAILEAPDPATARMMLEQTIAAYEEKAAKAMRILEAGFDDATAVLSLPETYRKRLRTTNSVERLNEEVRRRERVIRIFPNRESVIRLIGALLMEQDEKWAAGKKYLDMAEYLEWRGNRPKSASKVTRIM; from the coding sequence ATGGCTCAATACCAGATTAACGTAGATTCGCAGCTTTTGCATCAACTGTTTCTAGGAAACTCCCAAGATGCCGGTGTAGCAAAACTGCTAGAATCGGTCTTAAACCAAGTCTTGCAAGCGCAGGTGACGGAACAAGTGGAAGCCGATCGTTACGAGCGTACCGAAGATCGACAAGGTTACCGGAATGGTTCTTATCCTCACCCATTACATACACGTGTCGGTACGATTGTGCTAAGTGTGCCCCGGATTCGTGGTGCCAAGTTTTCTACGGAACTCTTTATGCGCTACCAGCGAAGTGAACAAGCACTGATCCTCGCCATGATGGAAATGGTCATCAACGGTGTCTCCACACGTAAAGTGTCACAAGTGACGGAGGAGCTCTGCGGCACAGAGTTTTCGAAATCAACGGTCTCCGACCTGTGTAAACGTCTCGATCCAATCGTCACGGCTTGGAATAACCGTCCGCTGTCGGATAGCCGTTTTCCTTTTGTTCTCGTTGATGCGCTGTATCTGAAAGTGCGTGAAGACGGTCGTGTTCGCTCTCGAGGCGTAATGCTTGGTATTGGCGTGAATACAGATGGACACCGCGAAGTATTGGGCCTCATGTTGGGCGATACAGAGTCCGAAGAAAGCTGGAGCGAATTCTTCAGTTGGCTGAAGTCTCGTGGACTTCGCGGTGTGGATCTTGTTGTATCTGATGATCATGGAGGCTTAGTGCGTTCCATTCGTCAACAATTACAAGGCGTCGCTTGGCAACGATGCCAAACGCACTTCATGCGTAATGTCCTGGATGCGACGCCCAAAGGGCTTAAGGACGAAATCTATCCGAGAGTACGCGCAATTCTAGAGGCACCTGATCCAGCCACTGCAAGAATGATGCTTGAACAAACGATCGCAGCATACGAGGAAAAAGCGGCGAAAGCAATGCGGATTCTAGAAGCTGGCTTTGACGATGCTACGGCTGTTCTGAGCCTTCCAGAAACATACCGTAAACGTCTACGGACTACGAACAGCGTTGAGAGGCTGAATGAGGAGGTACGTCGTCGCGAACGCGTCATACGCATCTTTCCAAACCGTGAATCGGTCATTCGACTCATCGGTGCCCTACTCATGGAACAAGACGAGAAATGGGCCGCCGGCAAGAAGTATCTCGATATGGCCGAATACTTAGAATGGCGGGGAAACAGACCAAAGTCCGCTTCTAAAGTGACACGCATTATGTAG
- a CDS encoding recombinase family protein — protein MMVVNSKPKAALYLRVSTEEQKKEGFSLGAQEDILKGYCVSKGYEVFEVYNDGGYSGKDFNRPDMQRLLRDSRDQKFDIVLAIAVDRISRSNLDVLTFVDRELHPRGQKLVISTCDIDSSTETGKMFISLLGTFAEYERRLIVGRVKKGMEKRANEGLTNGGRILGYDSVVNADFILTHHRRFRTDPPGDLLLVRWQRGSRRLQSSSSHEVGNYSP, from the coding sequence ATGATGGTAGTAAATAGTAAACCGAAAGCTGCTTTGTATTTGCGTGTATCGACTGAGGAACAAAAGAAGGAAGGCTTTTCACTTGGTGCTCAGGAAGATATTTTGAAAGGGTACTGCGTTTCAAAGGGCTACGAAGTCTTTGAAGTTTACAACGATGGTGGATATTCTGGTAAGGATTTCAACAGACCGGATATGCAACGGTTGCTAAGAGATTCAAGAGACCAGAAATTTGATATTGTGTTAGCAATCGCAGTGGATCGAATTTCCCGGAGTAATTTGGATGTATTGACCTTTGTTGATCGGGAACTTCATCCACGTGGACAAAAGTTGGTTATTAGCACATGCGATATCGACAGTTCAACAGAAACAGGGAAGATGTTCATTTCCTTGCTGGGAACATTCGCTGAATATGAACGTAGGCTGATTGTGGGACGGGTAAAAAAAGGAATGGAGAAACGTGCAAACGAAGGCTTAACAAATGGCGGTCGTATCTTAGGCTACGATTCCGTTGTCAACGCCGACTTTATTTTGACCCACCATCGCCGGTTTAGAACTGACCCACCCGGCGATCTTTTGTTGGTTAGGTGGCAGAGGGGGAGCCGTAGGCTCCAGTCCTCATCTTCTCACGAAGTCGGTAACTATTCCCCCTAA
- a CDS encoding very short patch repair endonuclease, whose translation MADVYDKETRSSVMQRVRSKGNKSTELRLINLFTEYGITGWRRNYPVKGHPDFVFLKKRVAIFVDGCFWHGHNCRNTRPKENADYWDKKRERNILHDKKITDRFEARGWTVVRIWECELKKKNLHETMSRLLRFLEL comes from the coding sequence ATGGCAGATGTGTATGACAAGGAGACTCGCTCTTCTGTGATGCAAAGGGTGAGGTCGAAAGGCAACAAATCAACAGAGCTACGTTTGATTAACTTGTTTACGGAATATGGAATTACAGGATGGCGCCGCAACTACCCTGTAAAGGGGCATCCCGATTTTGTGTTCCTTAAAAAACGGGTTGCAATTTTTGTTGATGGTTGCTTTTGGCACGGTCACAATTGTCGTAATACACGCCCAAAAGAAAATGCTGATTATTGGGATAAGAAGCGTGAACGTAACATTTTGCATGACAAAAAAATCACAGATAGATTTGAAGCGCGTGGCTGGACTGTCGTGCGAATATGGGAGTGCGAGTTAAAAAAGAAAAACCTGCACGAAACTATGTCACGACTCCTAAGGTTTCTCGAATTATAA
- a CDS encoding ATP-binding protein, which translates to MRSLIEEHAKRLKLSWIRENYHAVEAETHEEFLLCLFEREIQQREERKLNLLLSQSCLPDISGKQLEWHGIHMNGNITKEEILQGRFIERKENLILYGGVGVGKTLMAALAGWNCIQKSQKRVRFYTVAQLVNSLLEVNEKGTLGRLFKQIESLDLLILDELGYVPLHKQGAELLFQVINLCYEKRSVIITNLQFGQWNHVFGDPILTEAFIDRLIHYSHLIVFNRDSFRHKDSLMNR; encoded by the coding sequence GTGAGAAGCCTCATTGAAGAGCATGCCAAGCGTTTGAAATTAAGTTGGATACGGGAGAATTATCACGCGGTGGAAGCTGAAACACATGAAGAATTTCTGCTCTGCTTATTCGAAAGGGAAATACAGCAACGAGAGGAACGGAAGCTCAATCTCCTTCTCAGTCAATCCTGTTTGCCGGATATATCTGGCAAGCAGCTAGAATGGCACGGTATTCATATGAATGGAAACATTACAAAGGAAGAAATCTTGCAAGGCAGGTTCATAGAGAGAAAAGAGAATTTAATCCTATATGGAGGCGTCGGGGTCGGGAAAACGCTTATGGCAGCCTTGGCAGGCTGGAACTGCATCCAAAAAAGCCAAAAACGGGTGCGCTTCTATACAGTCGCTCAACTCGTGAACAGCCTGTTAGAGGTTAACGAGAAGGGAACTCTTGGTAGGCTGTTTAAACAAATAGAGAGCCTGGATCTATTAATTCTTGATGAATTAGGCTATGTACCCCTTCACAAGCAAGGAGCAGAGTTACTGTTTCAAGTGATCAATCTGTGTTATGAAAAGCGTAGTGTCATCATAACCAACTTACAGTTCGGCCAATGGAATCACGTTTTTGGCGATCCAATACTGACGGAAGCATTCATTGATCGTCTCATTCACTATTCGCATTTGATTGTTTTTAATCGTGATAGTTTTCGTCATAAGGATTCACTGATGAATCGATGA
- a CDS encoding recombinase family protein, whose translation MSSKVWGYVRVSKAEHQKPDRQVDLLMKEYGIPKEDIFIDSISGAKFERPELRRMQSVLREGDTVVVESLSRVSRSSKDLLTLLEDWQERGVAFISDKEKLDFSSTTGKLMLTMLAALSQFERDTLRDRVREGVASARSRGRIGGRPKTDKKALEKAVKLHVAGTHSIREVCQLTGVSRTVLYRELRRLCDLEQVESGHSSKN comes from the coding sequence ATGAGTTCGAAGGTCTGGGGGTATGTGCGAGTTTCAAAAGCGGAACATCAGAAGCCGGATCGTCAAGTTGATCTTTTAATGAAGGAGTACGGCATCCCGAAGGAGGACATCTTCATTGATTCGATCAGTGGTGCGAAGTTCGAGCGACCTGAATTAAGACGAATGCAGTCCGTTTTACGTGAGGGAGATACGGTTGTAGTAGAGTCTCTCAGTAGGGTGTCGAGATCGTCTAAGGATTTATTAACGTTGCTGGAGGATTGGCAAGAGCGAGGGGTCGCCTTCATCTCTGACAAGGAGAAGCTTGATTTTTCATCGACCACGGGGAAGCTCATGCTCACTATGTTGGCGGCTCTTAGTCAGTTTGAGCGTGATACCCTTCGAGATCGTGTGAGGGAGGGAGTTGCTTCGGCAAGAAGTCGCGGTCGCATTGGAGGACGTCCGAAAACCGACAAGAAGGCGTTAGAAAAGGCGGTTAAGCTCCATGTGGCGGGAACTCATTCCATTCGGGAGGTTTGTCAGCTAACAGGGGTATCTCGGACGGTTTTATACCGAGAACTGAGACGGTTGTGTGATTTAGAGCAGGTGGAGTCGGGTCATTCGTCAAAAAATTAG
- the istB gene encoding IS21-like element helper ATPase IstB encodes MIELEQARLRLEELGLQQAALLLDAHLEAASHGQPTYLSFLNMLLDAEIAERQKRNMEVRTKLAHLPYRKTLEEFDFAFQPSIDERLIRELATMTFVSGHENVLFLGPPGVGKSHLAVALAVKAISQGISVYFVSLSQLIEDLRKAYAENRLDKRLRIYIRPKLLIIDEIGYLPFDSLAANLFFQVVSARYERGSILLTSNKSFGEWGELMGDPILATAILDRLLHHSHIVNIRGNSYRLREKMRTGAYGSPSAT; translated from the coding sequence ATGATCGAACTGGAACAGGCACGGCTGCGTCTCGAGGAACTTGGGCTTCAGCAAGCAGCTCTCCTCTTGGATGCTCATTTGGAAGCGGCAAGTCATGGACAGCCCACTTATCTGTCCTTTCTCAACATGCTCCTTGATGCAGAGATAGCGGAACGTCAAAAACGGAATATGGAGGTACGCACCAAACTTGCACACTTGCCTTACCGAAAAACACTGGAAGAGTTCGATTTTGCTTTCCAACCCAGCATTGACGAACGGTTGATTCGAGAGTTGGCCACGATGACTTTCGTATCCGGACACGAGAATGTCTTGTTCTTAGGGCCTCCCGGAGTAGGAAAAAGTCATCTGGCGGTGGCGTTGGCTGTAAAAGCTATCTCGCAAGGGATATCCGTTTACTTTGTCAGTCTCTCGCAACTCATCGAGGATCTGCGAAAAGCTTACGCGGAAAACAGGCTGGATAAACGCCTCCGCATCTATATTCGACCGAAGCTCCTGATTATTGACGAAATTGGTTACTTACCGTTTGACAGTTTGGCAGCCAACCTCTTTTTCCAGGTAGTAAGTGCAAGGTACGAGAGAGGGAGTATTCTGTTGACTAGTAACAAGAGTTTTGGTGAATGGGGGGAACTGATGGGCGATCCGATACTTGCTACGGCTATCCTGGATCGGCTCTTACACCATTCCCACATCGTCAACATTAGGGGGAATAGTTACCGACTTCGTGAGAAGATGAGGACTGGAGCCTACGGCTCCCCCTCTGCCACCTAA
- the istB gene encoding IS21-like element helper ATPase IstB: MMLQSRLEEAFSQMGWVRIPEIIHHHAEEAAAQNISYLEFLDKLLQEEIKAKRDRFIRMKTRLAHLPYHKTLEQFDFSFQPSVDERRIRDLATLRFVHQQENLILLGPPGVGKTHLSVALALEAIKQGLTVYFTTAHDLVQTLQIAHQNNSIKQKMRAFIKPNVLIIDEIGYRKMDETAAHFFFQIVSERYESGSIILTSNKSYGSWGEIFGDTVLATAILDRLLHHSHTINIKGESYRIKEKKKAGFFRPETIEDKTE; the protein is encoded by the coding sequence ATGATGCTCCAGTCCCGTTTAGAAGAAGCCTTTTCGCAAATGGGATGGGTACGAATCCCGGAAATTATTCACCACCACGCAGAAGAAGCTGCTGCTCAGAATATATCGTATTTGGAGTTCTTGGACAAGCTTTTGCAAGAGGAAATCAAGGCCAAGAGGGATCGATTTATTCGAATGAAGACACGATTGGCTCATTTACCCTACCATAAAACATTAGAGCAATTCGATTTCAGTTTCCAGCCTTCCGTAGATGAAAGACGGATTCGTGATTTGGCAACCCTCCGGTTTGTGCACCAACAGGAGAATCTCATTTTGCTGGGTCCGCCAGGAGTCGGAAAGACCCACTTGTCTGTTGCATTGGCTCTGGAAGCCATTAAGCAAGGTTTGACAGTTTACTTTACAACTGCTCACGATTTGGTTCAGACACTTCAGATTGCCCATCAAAACAATAGTATCAAACAAAAAATGCGGGCTTTTATTAAGCCGAATGTACTGATCATTGATGAAATCGGCTATCGCAAGATGGATGAAACGGCAGCTCATTTTTTCTTTCAAATCGTTTCGGAGCGTTATGAATCTGGTTCGATTATTCTTACCTCGAACAAGTCTTATGGTTCGTGGGGAGAGATATTTGGAGATACGGTACTTGCCACCGCCATCCTTGATCGATTATTGCATCACTCCCACACCATCAACATTAAAGGAGAAAGTTATCGCATAAAGGAGAAGAAAAAAGCTGGTTTCTTTCGACCAGAGACAATTGAAGATAAAACCGAATGA
- a CDS encoding DNA adenine methylase, producing MSVAKRENAIKYDVGHPRSVISYIGGKFALCEQIIAVIEYAARTYSLDSFYETCGGGARTLLNLPVSLFKHRVYSEIHLGLCNLFACLGMKPDVYELMALLEDLGVGEDVFLRARHALEYETRMISMGHSYRLGGVESAAFTFIQCMQSRAADMTSTFDSSRLSDKRRLRSYFKRVRELDRFYPILADVQVINGDVIELLDLIAEGSSAFAYIDPPYAPDCTIINKHYGDRSWTMADHERLVDRLMGIQAKVALSGYNSFIYDRLVEAGWRKLYLRRLYVSSSASVGRYNEEYLWINFDIPASLEDQVSWFDYGSV from the coding sequence ATGAGCGTAGCTAAACGAGAAAATGCCATAAAGTATGACGTCGGGCATCCTCGCTCGGTTATTTCTTATATTGGCGGGAAATTCGCCTTGTGTGAACAAATCATCGCGGTAATAGAGTACGCCGCTCGTACATATAGTTTGGATTCGTTTTATGAAACCTGCGGTGGTGGTGCGAGAACGCTTTTAAACTTGCCAGTTAGTCTTTTCAAGCATCGAGTTTACTCTGAGATCCATCTCGGCTTGTGTAATCTTTTCGCTTGTTTGGGTATGAAACCTGATGTGTATGAATTAATGGCGTTGCTTGAGGATTTGGGAGTCGGTGAGGATGTGTTTCTTCGGGCGAGGCATGCGCTGGAATATGAGACACGTATGATTTCGATGGGACATTCCTATCGATTGGGAGGAGTCGAATCAGCAGCTTTCACCTTTATCCAGTGTATGCAGTCACGCGCGGCGGACATGACCAGTACTTTTGATTCTTCAAGGTTGTCAGACAAGCGGCGGCTTCGAAGTTATTTTAAACGGGTAAGGGAGTTAGATCGTTTCTACCCGATATTAGCTGATGTTCAGGTTATTAATGGCGATGTCATAGAATTGCTTGATTTGATTGCCGAGGGTAGCTCGGCTTTTGCATATATTGATCCACCTTATGCACCGGATTGTACGATAATAAATAAGCACTATGGAGATCGCTCTTGGACGATGGCAGATCATGAGCGGCTGGTTGATAGGTTAATGGGGATTCAGGCTAAAGTTGCCCTCAGCGGTTACAATAGTTTCATCTATGATCGACTGGTTGAGGCGGGATGGCGAAAGTTGTATTTGCGAAGACTCTATGTCTCCAGTTCGGCATCAGTCGGGCGTTATAATGAGGAATATCTCTGGATTAACTTCGATATCCCTGCCAGTTTAGAGGATCAGGTCAGCTGGTTTGATTATGGTTCTGTCTAG
- the istA gene encoding IS21 family transposase yields MLAMAEVNYIRHETNTKGRSYSSVARQMNMDRRTIKKYSEMEDFNQEVKSVQTRKANVMDPVKPIVDQWLLEDMGKKKKFRRTAKRIYTLLVSEHGFQGSDRTIRAYVAKRKAALLDESNDTALPLEAKAGTAQVDFGEAPFKHRGKEVILPFLVLSFPYSNSFLFQVFPSQNRECFLQGLTNMFAFLEGVPHTIRFDNLSPAVKKVLPNGERQVTEEFARFVAHYGFQYEFCNPGSGNEKGHVEAMVKYIRNNYLLPEIHYEDLSVLNEKTLNWSLGDRKRCHYEKDTLIAELYLEDKERFLQLPGKAYECVRFEQVKADKYGIVRIDQKQYSTSPRFAGQAVLAKISFDTISLLNEENEVIVRHPRLYGETKKSMDWQPYLTLMAKRPTALKYSSFYDQLPEEWKAFFGECTVEEKRNALQLLSVILKEQDFDISLQALRIASEHGHPTTESIKHVYYQLVNGRGIRETLSLPPSVPSTRNSSRGLSHYDRLMIMPGGEQR; encoded by the coding sequence ATGTTAGCAATGGCTGAAGTCAATTATATCAGACATGAAACAAACACAAAAGGTCGCTCCTACTCTTCTGTTGCAAGACAGATGAATATGGATCGCAGGACAATCAAGAAGTATTCGGAGATGGAGGATTTCAATCAGGAGGTGAAGTCTGTACAGACAAGGAAAGCCAATGTAATGGATCCGGTTAAACCAATCGTTGATCAATGGCTACTTGAAGATATGGGGAAGAAAAAGAAGTTCAGAAGAACCGCAAAGCGAATCTATACTCTTCTCGTTTCGGAACATGGATTCCAAGGCTCTGACCGTACGATTCGTGCCTATGTGGCGAAAAGGAAAGCCGCCTTATTGGACGAGAGCAATGACACTGCCTTACCGTTAGAGGCGAAGGCCGGCACAGCACAGGTAGATTTTGGGGAAGCTCCTTTTAAGCACAGGGGAAAAGAGGTCATCTTGCCCTTCCTCGTCCTCTCATTCCCTTACAGCAATTCATTCCTGTTTCAAGTGTTCCCTTCCCAAAACCGGGAGTGTTTTCTACAAGGACTGACGAACATGTTCGCCTTTCTAGAAGGCGTGCCGCATACGATCCGTTTCGATAACCTGTCACCTGCGGTGAAGAAAGTGCTGCCAAACGGGGAACGGCAAGTAACAGAGGAATTCGCTCGTTTTGTTGCCCATTATGGCTTCCAATATGAATTCTGCAATCCGGGAAGCGGAAACGAGAAAGGGCACGTGGAAGCAATGGTCAAATACATACGAAACAACTATCTGTTGCCGGAAATCCACTATGAAGACCTGTCGGTCTTGAATGAGAAGACCCTGAATTGGAGCCTGGGGGATCGGAAACGTTGCCACTATGAAAAGGATACCCTGATTGCCGAACTATATTTGGAAGACAAGGAGCGCTTCCTCCAACTGCCCGGTAAAGCGTACGAATGCGTTCGGTTCGAGCAGGTCAAAGCGGATAAATACGGAATCGTCCGTATTGACCAAAAGCAATATTCCACTTCGCCACGCTTTGCGGGACAAGCGGTATTGGCGAAGATCTCATTTGATACGATCTCGCTTCTGAACGAGGAAAATGAAGTGATCGTACGCCACCCCAGATTATATGGGGAGACAAAGAAGTCGATGGACTGGCAACCTTATCTGACCTTGATGGCAAAGAGGCCAACCGCTTTGAAATACAGCTCATTCTACGATCAATTGCCGGAGGAATGGAAAGCCTTTTTCGGTGAATGTACAGTCGAGGAGAAACGGAATGCTCTCCAACTTTTATCCGTCATATTAAAGGAACAGGATTTCGACATATCTCTACAAGCCCTACGGATTGCATCCGAACATGGACATCCTACCACGGAATCCATCAAGCACGTCTATTATCAGCTTGTGAATGGACGAGGCATTCGAGAAACACTGTCGCTTCCGCCTTCAGTGCCATCAACTAGAAATTCAAGCAGAGGCCTCTCTCATTATGATCGGTTGATGATTATGCCAGGAGGTGAGCAGCGGTGA
- the istA gene encoding IS21 family transposase, producing the protein MLKNGEFYLIKDMKQRGMSTTQIANELGRDRKTIRKWLKRDEPSKYQRTVKKASILDPFKPYIKARMEEGCLNAVVLFDEIRAQGYSGQIRLLRSFMEPLRPVVTSKATIRYETTPGKQAQVDWGHFKVEWNGGYKRLYAFVMVLGYSRMLYVEFTENERLDTLIGCHLRAMQYFGGRPDTCLYDNMKTVIAGYDDQGHVLWNERFSQFASHHGFTLRRCAPYRARTKGKVENGVGYVRKNFWPRVQSFTSLSDLNQQVRHWLDTVANVRIHGTTHEKPVDRWKHEQLKPLNPVPFEEVERHTRRVSNDLLVSYGGSRYSVPYTYIGHTVQVQDLQNGHIRIYQGNTIIAEHQKAVRSKQVVTNKKHFEGIQTQSRVKAPQPMPRLVSNPSPEVVERDLSVYEQFADEEVIVQ; encoded by the coding sequence ATGCTAAAGAATGGGGAGTTTTACTTGATTAAAGACATGAAACAAAGAGGAATGAGTACCACGCAAATTGCGAACGAATTAGGGAGGGATCGAAAAACAATCCGTAAGTGGCTGAAGAGAGATGAACCTTCGAAATACCAGCGAACCGTCAAAAAAGCAAGCATCCTCGATCCATTTAAACCCTATATCAAAGCGAGAATGGAAGAAGGCTGCTTAAATGCTGTTGTCTTGTTTGATGAAATTAGAGCCCAGGGATACTCAGGACAAATTAGACTCCTTCGTTCCTTCATGGAACCATTGCGCCCCGTCGTTACCTCCAAGGCAACGATCCGTTATGAAACCACACCTGGTAAGCAAGCGCAAGTAGACTGGGGACATTTCAAAGTGGAATGGAATGGTGGATATAAACGACTATACGCCTTTGTCATGGTTTTGGGATACTCGAGAATGTTGTATGTGGAATTTACGGAGAACGAACGGCTGGATACCCTCATCGGCTGTCACTTACGTGCCATGCAATACTTTGGAGGCAGACCGGATACATGCTTGTACGACAATATGAAAACCGTCATTGCAGGTTACGACGACCAAGGCCATGTATTGTGGAATGAACGTTTTTCTCAGTTTGCAAGTCATCACGGCTTTACCCTCCGGCGTTGTGCCCCCTACCGTGCACGAACAAAAGGGAAAGTAGAAAATGGTGTTGGCTATGTGCGAAAGAATTTTTGGCCTCGCGTACAGTCGTTTACCAGCCTGAGTGACTTGAATCAACAAGTACGCCATTGGTTGGATACGGTAGCCAATGTACGGATTCACGGCACCACACATGAAAAGCCGGTAGATCGATGGAAACATGAACAGTTGAAGCCGCTTAACCCGGTTCCGTTCGAAGAAGTAGAACGGCATACTCGAAGAGTATCCAACGATTTGCTCGTTTCTTACGGAGGAAGCAGGTATTCTGTACCCTATACCTATATTGGTCATACGGTACAGGTACAAGATCTCCAGAATGGTCATATCCGGATCTATCAGGGCAACACGATTATCGCTGAACATCAAAAAGCAGTTCGTTCCAAACAAGTCGTAACCAATAAAAAACACTTCGAGGGGATTCAAACCCAAAGTCGCGTGAAGGCTCCCCAACCTATGCCGCGTCTGGTTTCAAATCCAAGCCCTGAAGTGGTGGAACGTGATTTATCAGTCTACGAGCAGTTTGCTGACGAGGAGGTGATCGTACAATGA